The Nerophis lumbriciformis linkage group LG05, RoL_Nlum_v2.1, whole genome shotgun sequence genome contains a region encoding:
- the ptprr gene encoding tyrosine-protein phosphatase non-receptor type 5 isoform X1: MKILFLLCWLLQAESSSGDHKLPLHFRPRPPPAHTQLDSNLQQEPHHLHHHNRHRHHPHVDDVHLEHATVSAHHLVTMFLAVDVRRLNTGLLAKFRGGVAAALGVPIGRVHINRLNEEKNGVELFVSSDRPDISEPRSAEEVIRALNVRVLHRHLAHFGITEVSTEKNILQGEPRDHVLTEESYYAAVLFLAVFIIFITCLMVLFRLKEKTSSEQLKAPPPYFYFTPKVTPDCAHRSKVNKAVTLGSMVQTKGSFATPTLQQQPITVFPPSSPAPVPFINNIDPPPPVSVAPVINELKTCPSPFRMKPASGLQERRGSNVSLVLDMSALASVEPLNVAVATPRETAAREYLLAASRPLTPQQLRDIIDDTQRLHAEFSEIPMNFTDRKQLDISNYGTKNRYKTILPNPHTRVHLHSRGSADPLSSYINANYVRGYRGSEKAFIATQGPMVNTVDDFWLMAWQEAAPAIVMITKLKEKKEKCVLYWPERRGIYGKVEVAVSGVRKSEHYTARRLSLKYKDRTHVLQHYWFTSWPDHKTPDSAVPLLQLMDDVEAERRAASPAGPVIVHCSAGIGRTGCFIAAAIGCRQLEAEDAVDLLGIVCQLRVDRGGMIQTGEQYHFVHHALSLYQSRLSAQNGR; encoded by the exons AGTCGTCCTCTGGCGACCATAAGCTGCCACTCCACTTTAGACCACGCCCTCCTCCTGCACACACTCAGCTGGACTCCAACCTGCAGCAGGAACCTCACCACCTTCATCATCATAATCGTCATCGTCATCATCCCCATGTTGACGACGTGCACCTGGAGCATGCCACTGTGTCTGCACACCACTTGGTTACCATG TTTTTGGCCGTGGACGTCAGGAGGCTCAACACTGGCCTTCTTGCTAAATTTCGGGGGGGCGTGGCAGCAGCACTGGGCGTTCCCATCGGACGCGTCCACATCAACCGTCTGAAT GAAGAGAAGAACGGCGTGGAGCTCTTTGTGTCGTCTGATAGGCCGGACATTTCTGAGCCCCGCTCAGCCGAGGAGGTCATCCGGGCGCTGAACGTCCGGGTCCTTCACCGGCACTTGGCGCACTTTGGCATCACTGAAGTCTCAACAGAG AAGAACATCCTGCAGGGTGAGCCGCGTGACCACGTGTTGACGGAAGAAAGTTACTACGCCGCCGTCCTCTTCCTCGCtgtcttcatcatcttcatcacctgCTTGATG GTGTTGTTTCGCTTGAAGGAGAAGACCTCTTCTGAACAACTCAAAGCTCcgcctccttacttttactttacCCCTAAGGTCACGCCTGACTGTGCTCATAGGTCAAAGGTCAACAAG GCGGTAACCTTGGGGAGCATGGTCCAAACGAAGGGGTCTTTTGCCACGCCCACTCTCCAGCAGCAACCAATCACAGTTTTCCCTCCGTCCAG CCCCGCTCCTGTGCCTTTCATCAACAACATTGACCCCCCTCCCCCGGTCAGCGTTGCCCCGGTAATAAATGAGCTGAAAACCTGCCCCTCCCCCTTCAGGATGAAACCTGCCTCAGGACTACAAGAGAG GCGCGGCTCCAACGTTTCGCTGGTGTTGGACATGTCGGCGCTGGCCTCGGTGGAGCCTCTCAACGTTGCCGTGGCAACACCCAGGGAGACGGCAGCCCGCGAGTACCTGCTCGCCGCCAGCCGGCCGCTCACACCGCAACAGCTCCGTGACATCATCGATGACACACAAAGGCTGCACGCCGAGTTCtct GAGATCCCGATGAACTTCACCGACCGAAAACAGCTGGACATTTCCAACTACGGGACCAAGAATCGATACAAGACCATCCTGCCGA ACCCTCACACCAGAGTTCACCTGCATTCCAGAGGAAGTGCCGACCCGCTGAGCTCCTACATCAACGCCAACTACGTGCGG GGTTACCGTGGCAGCGAGAAGGCCTTCATCGCCACGCAAGGCCCCATGGTCAACACGGTGGATGACTTCTGGCTGATGGCGTGGCAGGAGGCGGCGCCCGCCATCGTCATGATCACCAAGCTCAAGGAGAAGAAGGAG AAGTGTGTCCTCTACTGGCCTGAGAGGCGGGGAATCTACGGGAAGGTGGAAGTGGCGGTCAGCGGTGTGCGAAAGAGTGAACACTACACAGCTCGCCGCCTCTCACTCAAG tacaaGGATCGAACCCACGTGCTGCAGCACTACTGGTTCACGTCGTGGCCCGACCACAAGACGCCCGACTCGGCTGTGCCCCTGCTGCAGCTGATGGATGACGTGGAGGCGGAGCGGCGGGCGGCATCCCCCGCGGGGCCCGTCATAGTCCACTGCAG TGCCGGGATCGGACGTACAGGCTGCTTCATCGCTGCCGCCATCGGCTGCCGGCAGCTGGAGGCGGAGGACGCGGTGGACCTGTTGGGCATCGTGTGCCAGCTCCGGGTGGACAG GGGCGGAATGATCCAGACCGGCGAGCAGTACCACTTTGTTCATCACGCCTTGAGCCTTTACCAGTCCCGGCTCTCCGCTCAAAATGGCCGATGA
- the ptprr gene encoding tyrosine-protein phosphatase non-receptor type 5 isoform X2: protein MKILFLLCWLLQAESSSGDHKLPLHFRPRPPPAHTQLDSNLQQEPHHLHHHNRHRHHPHVDDVHLEHATVSAHHLVTMFLAVDVRRLNTGLLAKFRGGVAAALGVPIGRVHINRLNEEKNGVELFVSSDRPDISEPRSAEEVIRALNVRVLHRHLAHFGITEVSTENILQGEPRDHVLTEESYYAAVLFLAVFIIFITCLMVLFRLKEKTSSEQLKAPPPYFYFTPKVTPDCAHRSKVNKAVTLGSMVQTKGSFATPTLQQQPITVFPPSSPAPVPFINNIDPPPPVSVAPVINELKTCPSPFRMKPASGLQERRGSNVSLVLDMSALASVEPLNVAVATPRETAAREYLLAASRPLTPQQLRDIIDDTQRLHAEFSEIPMNFTDRKQLDISNYGTKNRYKTILPNPHTRVHLHSRGSADPLSSYINANYVRGYRGSEKAFIATQGPMVNTVDDFWLMAWQEAAPAIVMITKLKEKKEKCVLYWPERRGIYGKVEVAVSGVRKSEHYTARRLSLKYKDRTHVLQHYWFTSWPDHKTPDSAVPLLQLMDDVEAERRAASPAGPVIVHCSAGIGRTGCFIAAAIGCRQLEAEDAVDLLGIVCQLRVDRGGMIQTGEQYHFVHHALSLYQSRLSAQNGR from the exons AGTCGTCCTCTGGCGACCATAAGCTGCCACTCCACTTTAGACCACGCCCTCCTCCTGCACACACTCAGCTGGACTCCAACCTGCAGCAGGAACCTCACCACCTTCATCATCATAATCGTCATCGTCATCATCCCCATGTTGACGACGTGCACCTGGAGCATGCCACTGTGTCTGCACACCACTTGGTTACCATG TTTTTGGCCGTGGACGTCAGGAGGCTCAACACTGGCCTTCTTGCTAAATTTCGGGGGGGCGTGGCAGCAGCACTGGGCGTTCCCATCGGACGCGTCCACATCAACCGTCTGAAT GAAGAGAAGAACGGCGTGGAGCTCTTTGTGTCGTCTGATAGGCCGGACATTTCTGAGCCCCGCTCAGCCGAGGAGGTCATCCGGGCGCTGAACGTCCGGGTCCTTCACCGGCACTTGGCGCACTTTGGCATCACTGAAGTCTCAACAGAG AACATCCTGCAGGGTGAGCCGCGTGACCACGTGTTGACGGAAGAAAGTTACTACGCCGCCGTCCTCTTCCTCGCtgtcttcatcatcttcatcacctgCTTGATG GTGTTGTTTCGCTTGAAGGAGAAGACCTCTTCTGAACAACTCAAAGCTCcgcctccttacttttactttacCCCTAAGGTCACGCCTGACTGTGCTCATAGGTCAAAGGTCAACAAG GCGGTAACCTTGGGGAGCATGGTCCAAACGAAGGGGTCTTTTGCCACGCCCACTCTCCAGCAGCAACCAATCACAGTTTTCCCTCCGTCCAG CCCCGCTCCTGTGCCTTTCATCAACAACATTGACCCCCCTCCCCCGGTCAGCGTTGCCCCGGTAATAAATGAGCTGAAAACCTGCCCCTCCCCCTTCAGGATGAAACCTGCCTCAGGACTACAAGAGAG GCGCGGCTCCAACGTTTCGCTGGTGTTGGACATGTCGGCGCTGGCCTCGGTGGAGCCTCTCAACGTTGCCGTGGCAACACCCAGGGAGACGGCAGCCCGCGAGTACCTGCTCGCCGCCAGCCGGCCGCTCACACCGCAACAGCTCCGTGACATCATCGATGACACACAAAGGCTGCACGCCGAGTTCtct GAGATCCCGATGAACTTCACCGACCGAAAACAGCTGGACATTTCCAACTACGGGACCAAGAATCGATACAAGACCATCCTGCCGA ACCCTCACACCAGAGTTCACCTGCATTCCAGAGGAAGTGCCGACCCGCTGAGCTCCTACATCAACGCCAACTACGTGCGG GGTTACCGTGGCAGCGAGAAGGCCTTCATCGCCACGCAAGGCCCCATGGTCAACACGGTGGATGACTTCTGGCTGATGGCGTGGCAGGAGGCGGCGCCCGCCATCGTCATGATCACCAAGCTCAAGGAGAAGAAGGAG AAGTGTGTCCTCTACTGGCCTGAGAGGCGGGGAATCTACGGGAAGGTGGAAGTGGCGGTCAGCGGTGTGCGAAAGAGTGAACACTACACAGCTCGCCGCCTCTCACTCAAG tacaaGGATCGAACCCACGTGCTGCAGCACTACTGGTTCACGTCGTGGCCCGACCACAAGACGCCCGACTCGGCTGTGCCCCTGCTGCAGCTGATGGATGACGTGGAGGCGGAGCGGCGGGCGGCATCCCCCGCGGGGCCCGTCATAGTCCACTGCAG TGCCGGGATCGGACGTACAGGCTGCTTCATCGCTGCCGCCATCGGCTGCCGGCAGCTGGAGGCGGAGGACGCGGTGGACCTGTTGGGCATCGTGTGCCAGCTCCGGGTGGACAG GGGCGGAATGATCCAGACCGGCGAGCAGTACCACTTTGTTCATCACGCCTTGAGCCTTTACCAGTCCCGGCTCTCCGCTCAAAATGGCCGATGA